A single Musa acuminata AAA Group cultivar baxijiao chromosome BXJ2-1, Cavendish_Baxijiao_AAA, whole genome shotgun sequence DNA region contains:
- the LOC103997297 gene encoding auxin efflux carrier component 3a-like produces the protein MISWHDLYTVLAAVVPLYVAMILAYGSVRWWGIFTPDQCSGINRFVAIFAVPLLSFHFISTNDPYAMNLRFVAADTLQKLLVLGALAAWSNLLPHRRPLPGGAAPLDWSITVFSLSTLPNTLVMGIPLLIAMYGPYSGSLMVQIVVLQCIIWYTLMLFLFEFRAARLLIADQFPDTAASIVSFRIDPDVVSLDAGATEAAAEVSGDGKIHVTVRKSTSSRRSAMMTPRPSNLTGAEIYSLSSSRNPTPRGSNFNHAEFFAMVGGGAPAQTFRPSSFGAADIYSLQSSRGPTPRPSNFDDEPHRHLHHPPPEISAAGKKPYPQPNHQHHHNRAGAATATATGAAADAKELHMFVWSSSASPVSEVAGLHAFGGQDLSASDLGGRADHGAKEIRMLLPAELPLNGPTTKAAGEDYRAEEFSFGDGRRGADDGREEKEVITPEVLQKLEAKVVGGQGEERPGGAVHHQMPPASVMTRLILIMVWRKLIRNPNTYSSLIGLIWSLVAFRWHVAMPKIVEKSISILSDAGLGMAMFSLGLFMALQPRIIACGNTAAAFAMAVRFLTGPAVMAAASIAVGLRGTLLHVAIVQAALPQGIVPFVFAKEYNVHPAILSTAVIFGMLIALPITLVYYILLGL, from the exons ATGATCTCGTGGCACGACCTGTACACGGTGCTAGCGGCGGTGGTGCCGCTGTACGTGGCGATGATACTGGCGTACGGGTCGGTGCGGTGGTGGGGCATCTTCACGCCGGACCAGTGCTCCGGCATCAACCGCTTCGTGGCCATCTTCGCGGTGCCCCTCCTCTCCTTCCACTTCATCTCCACCAACGACCCCTACGCCATGAACCTCCGGTTCGTCGCCGCTGACACGTTGCAGAAGCTGCTCGTCCTCGGGGCTCTCGCCGCCTGGTCGAACCTGCTCCCACACCGCCGCCCGCTCCCCGGCGGCGCCGCCCCTCTCGACTGGTCCATCACGGTCTTCTCCTTGTCCACTCTCCCTAACACGCTGGTGATGGGCATCCCCCTCCTCATCGCCATGTACGGGCCCTACTCCGGCTCCCTCATGGTCCAGATCGTCGTCCTCCAGTGCATCATCTGGTACACCCTCATGCTCTTCCTCTTCGAGTTCCGCGCCGCCCGCCTCCTCATTGCCGACCAGTTCCCCGACACCGCCGCCTCGATCGTCTCCTTCCGGATCGACCCCGATGTCGTCTCGCTCGACGCCGGCGCCACCGAGGCTGCCGCCGAGGTCAGCGGCGATGGAAAGATCCACGTCACGGTTCGCAAGTCGACGTCGTCGAGGAGGTCGGCGATGATGACCCCCCGCCCCTCCAACCTCACCGGCGCCGAGATCTATTCCCTCAGCTCCTCCAGGAACCCCACCCCGAGGGGGTCCAACTTCAACCACGCCGAGTTCTTCGCTATGGTCGGCGGGGGCGCACCCGCCCAAACCTTCCGCCCCTCGAGCTTCGGGGCCGCCGACATCTACTCCCTCCAATCCTCTCGCGGCCCCACCCCGCGTCCCTCCAACTTCGACGACGAACCCCATCGCCACCTCCACCACCCGCCGCCGGAGATTTCTGCCGCGGGGAAGAAGCCCTATCCCCAACCCAACCACCAGCATCACCACAACCGAGCAGGTGCCGCAACGGCAACGGCGACCGGGGCGGCGGCGGACGCAAAGGAGCTACACATGTTCGTGTGGAGCTCGAGCGCGTCACCGGTGTCGGAGGTGGCCGGCCTCCACGCTTTCGGCGGTCAGGACCTCTCCGCGTCGGACCTCGGCGGCCGCGCCGATCACGGAGCGAAGGAGATCCGGATGCTTCTGCCCGCCGAACTACCCCTCAACGGCCCCACGACCAAAG CAGCCGGTGAGGATTACCGCGCGGAGGAGTTCAGCTTCGGAGACGGGAGGAGGGGAGCGGATGACGGACGTGAGGAGAAGGAGGTGATCACACCTGAGGTGCTGCAGAAGCTGGAGGCGAAGGTCGTCGGAGGCCAAGGAGAAGAGAGGCCAGGCGGGGCCGTCCACCACCAGATGCCGCCCGCCAGCGTAATGACCCGCCTCATCCTCATCATGGTGTGGCGCAAGCTGATTCGCAACCCCAACACCTACTCCAGCCTCATCGGCCTCATCTGGTCCCTCGTCGCCTTCCG ATGGCACGTTGCTATGCCGAAGATCGTAGAGAAGTCCATCTCTATACTCTCCGACGCTGGCCTCGGGATGGCCATGTTTAGCTTAG GGCTGTTCATGGCGCTGCAGCCGCGGATAATAGCGTGCGGGAACACGGCGGCGGCGTTCGCGATGGCCGTACGGTTCCTCACCGGGCCAGCGGTGATGGCCGCTGCGTCCATCGCCGTCGGGCTGCGCGGGACCCTCCTCCACGTGGCAATCGTTCAG GCGGCACTTCCGCAAGGCATCGTGCCCTTCGTGTTCGCCAAGGAGTACAACGTCCACCCTGCCATCCTTAGCACGGC GGTTATATTCGGAATGCTGATTGCTCTTCCCATCACTCTGGTCTACTACATCCTACTCGGACTGTGA